A region from the Aegilops tauschii subsp. strangulata cultivar AL8/78 chromosome 5, Aet v6.0, whole genome shotgun sequence genome encodes:
- the LOC109741620 gene encoding uncharacterized protein, with protein MAGGFRVLHLVRPFLAFLPEVQSADRKIPFREKVIYTVISLFIFLVCSQLPLYGIHSTTGADPFYWMRVILASNRGTVMELGITPIVTSGMVMQLLVGSKIIEVDNSVREDRALLNGAQKLLGILIAIGEAVAYVLSGMYGSVSQLGTGNAILIILQLFFAGIIVICLDELLQKGYGLGSGISLFIATNICENIIWKAFSPTTINSGRGAEFEGAVIALFHLLITRSDKVRALREAFYRQNLPNVTNLLATVLVFLIVIYFQGFRVVLPVRSKNARGQQGSYPIKLFYTSNMPIILHSALITNLYFISQLLYRKYSGNFLVNLLGIWKESEYSGHSIPVGGLAYYVTAPSSMADILANPFHALFYVVFMLSACALFSKTWIEVSGSSAKDVAKQLKEQQMVMPGHRESNLQKELNRYIPTAAAFGGVCIGALTVLADFMGAIGSGTGILLAVTIIYQYFETFEKERATELGFFGF; from the exons ATGGCCGGCGGCTTTCGGGTGCTACATCTTGTCAGGCCCTTCTTGGCTTTCTTGCCGGAAGTGCAGAGTGCTGACAGGAAAATACCATTTAGAGAAAAAGTGATCTACACCGTCATTTCTCTCTTCATTTTCCTGGTGTGCAGTCAGCTCCCGCTCTATGGCATCCATTCAACCACTGGAGCTGATCCTTTCTACTGGATGCGTGTTATTCTTGCATCAAACCGTGGTACTGTCATGGAGCTGGGTATTACCCCAATTGTGACATCTGGAATGGTTATGCAACTTCTAGTGGGATCCAAGATTATTGAAGTTGACAACAGTGTGAGAGAGGATCGTGCTCTGCT GAATGGTGCACAGAAGTTGCTGGGTATCCTGATTGCCATTGGGGAAGCTGTGGCATATGTTCTGTCTGGAATGTATGGCAGTGTGAGCCAACTTGGAACTGGAAATGCCATTCTCATCATACTTCAGCTTTTCTTTGCTGGCATCATTGTCATCTGTCTAGATGAACTTCTCCAGAAAGGCTATGGTTTGGGTTCTGGCATTTCTCTCTTCATTGCTACCAATATCTG TGAGAATATCATCTGGAAGGCATTTAGCCCTACCACCATCAACAGTGGACGTGGTGCTGAATTTGAAGGGGCTGTCATTGCATTGTTCCATCTGTTGATTACTCGATCAGACAAAGTCCGTGCCCTACGAGAAGCTTTCTACCGTCAGAATCTGCCAAATGTGACCAATTTGCTTGCTACTGTCCTGGTCTTTCTCATAGTTATCTATTTCCAAGGCTTCCGTGTTGTGCTTCCAGTGAGGTCAAAGAATGCTCGTGGGCAGCAAGGCTCATACCCAATTAAGCTGTTCTACACTTCAAACATGCCCATCATTCTGCACTCTGCCCTGATTACCAACCTGTATTTCATATCCCAG CTTCTCTACAGGAAGTACAGTGGAAACTTTCTGGTTAACCTTCTTGGTATATGGAAAGAATCTGAATATTCTGGCCATTCTATCCCTGTTGGTGGTCTTGCTTACTATGTAACTGCACCATCAAG TATGGCTGATATTCTGGCGAATCCATTCCATGCATTGTTCTATGTGGTCTTCATGCTGTCAGCATGTGCTCTCTTCTCAAAAACATGGATTGAAGTCTCTGGTTCATCAGCCAAGGATGTTGCTAAGCAGCTGAAG GAACAACAAATGGTGATGCCAGGTCATCGTGAGTCAAACCTGCAAAAGGAACTGAACAGATACATCCCTACTGCCGCTGCATTTGGTGGAGTGTGCATCGGCGCATTGACTGTTCTTGCTGATTTCATGGGCGCAATTGGTTCAGGAACCGGAATTCTGTTGGCTGTTACCATCATATACCAGTACTTTGAGACCTTCGAGAAGGAGAGGGCGACAGAGCTTGGTTTCTTCGGGTTTTGA